In the Helianthus annuus cultivar XRQ/B chromosome 11, HanXRQr2.0-SUNRISE, whole genome shotgun sequence genome, one interval contains:
- the LOC110888358 gene encoding uncharacterized protein LOC110888358 has protein sequence MVQLLNNSNNANQIFEKRYQQHEERFMTQEGEMRSQKASIQTIENQVGQLAKMLSERPQGSLPGNTEPNPRGHVNAVMTRSGKTTGPDKSDSPPITDTVQTDASDEVHTRRVPASTTQFQELVKDFIPPVPYPSRLKKQKNDEQHGKFLEMFKQLHINIPFVEALTQIPKYARFLKDILTNKQKLE, from the coding sequence ATGGTGCAGCTATTAAACAACTCCAACAACGCCAACCAAATATTTGAAAAGCGATACCAGCAGCATGAGGAGCGTTTCATGACACAAGAAGGGGAAATGCGGAGCCAGAAAGCTTCAATACAAACCATTGAGAATCAAGTCGGCCAATTGGCCAAGATGTTGTCTGAAAGACCCCAAGGTAGTCTTCCAGGTAACACAGAACCAAACCCGAGAGGGCACGTTAATGCAGTAATGACGAGGAGTGGTAAAACCACGGGACCTGACAAATCGGACTCACCACCGATCACTGATACGGTCCAAACTGACGCTTCAGACGAGGTGCACACTAGGCGAGTCCCAGCAAGTACAACACAGTTCCAGGAGCTAGTTAAAGATTTTATTCCTCCTGTCCCATATCCGAGCAGACTGAAGAAGCAAAAGAACGATGAACAACATGGTAAGTTTTTAGAAATGTTTAAACAATTACACATAAACATACCATTTGTTGAGGCGTTGACTCAAATTCCTAAATACGCAAGGTTCTTAAAAGACATCCTCACAAACAAGCAGAAACTCGAATAA